The following DNA comes from Streptomyces sp. Ag109_O5-10.
GACGGGGCGTAGTCCCGCCTGCTCGATCAGGGCGACGAACTGTTCCGGCCGCCACTTGTGCGTCGTCCAGCGGACGGGCACGCCTCCGTAGGCCTCCGTGCGCACCACGTCCTCGTCGCCGACGTGCGTTCCGGTGATGAGGTGTCCGCCCGGCTTCAGAGCCCGCGCGAACAGGGCGAGGACCTGCGGGAGGACGGCGCGCGGGAGGTTGAAGAGCGACCACCACCCGAGCACGCCGCCGAGGGAGGCCTCTTCGAGGCTGAGGTCGGTGGCGGAGGAGACGCTGAAGCGGCAGTTCGGATAGAGGCGTCGGGCGTTGTCGATCATCCCGGGCGAGAGGTCGACCCCGGACACGTCGAGTCCGCGTTCGGCGAGGTAGGCGGTAACCGTTCCGGGCCCGCAGCCGACGTCGAGGACCGGTCCGAGTCCGCGCACGGTGTCGGCGAAGGCGTCGATCGACGCCTTGAGCCAGGGATGGCGGCGGATGTCGCCCATTCCGGTCGTCGCCACCATCTCGGCGTAGTTGTCGGCCACCCGGTCGTAGGACTCCCGGACCACGTCGAGATCGGCAGGCCGGTCGATTTGGTGTGCACTCATCGGCTCACCATAGGGCGGCGAGATCGCCGCGGCAGGAGGTTGATCAAACCGGCGGCCCTGTCCCAGATGTCTGTGGGCAGGGGGA
Coding sequences within:
- a CDS encoding methyltransferase domain-containing protein; the encoded protein is MSAHQIDRPADLDVVRESYDRVADNYAEMVATTGMGDIRRHPWLKASIDAFADTVRGLGPVLDVGCGPGTVTAYLAERGLDVSGVDLSPGMIDNARRLYPNCRFSVSSATDLSLEEASLGGVLGWWSLFNLPRAVLPQVLALFARALKPGGHLITGTHVGDEDVVRTEAYGGVPVRWTTHKWRPEQFVALIEQAGLRPVAELRLPADEFSGPGLVVMAERPA